A genome region from Pygocentrus nattereri isolate fPygNat1 chromosome 6, fPygNat1.pri, whole genome shotgun sequence includes the following:
- the slc15a2 gene encoding solute carrier family 15 member 2, with amino-acid sequence MGKAMDDNVEKYQSDKKRRSPKMCGSNYPLSIAFIVVNEFCERFSYYGMKAVLTLYFIHYLHWNKNLSTAVYHAFSGLCYFTPIIGAIIADSWLGKFKTIIYLSIVYVIGHVIKSVGAIPDVGDSTVHISLSMLGLILIAFGTGGIKPCVAAFGGDQFEEEHTEERRKFFSIFYMSINAGSVLSTIITPILRGDVQCFGGDCYALAFGVPAALMVIATVVFIAGSGLYNKGPPEGNVLLNVCKCIGCAISNRWRRPKNSPKRDHWLDWAEEKYSKRLIQEIKMVLRVLVLYIPLPMFWALFDQQGSRWTLQATRMNMDFGGSFVIKPDQMQMLNALLILVFIPIFDMGVYPLIGLCRIKLTPLRKMAAGMILAALAFCAATVVEVNVIKTVVETPPAKQCLLQVLNLANGDVSVHIPGHNIFPDPIKSYDEPSGYTNLPLDDAHQILTVDITHNGANHQCHLNFTQHNVYSLILDNRITCKLVEDSYTKSEAGEAFVRFINTRTDSMNISVGSKQFHVPGNYGTSLSLGVERGVYKNVECISLDTLMIYKTDLGLFDFGAYYTVILRGDPNSLTHNKMVDVQPNNIHIAWQIPQYVLITAGEVMFSITGLEFSYSQAPASMKSVLQAGWLLTVAFGNVIVLIVAEGAGMEQWTEFLLFAALLVAVSIIFSIMSYFYTYADPDQLNKLFNEEANEGNMDDLKKEKDRMHMKDLPKGTKM; translated from the exons ATGGGCAAAGCCATGG ATGATAATGTGGAGAAGTACCAGTCTGATAAAAAAAGACGCTCACCA AAAATGTGTGGAAGCAACTACCCACTTAGCATAGCCTTCATCGTAGTCAATGAGTTCTGTGAGAGATTCTCCTACTATGGCATGAAAG cGGTGCTCACACTTTACTTCATCCACTACCTGCACTGGAACAAAAACCTCTCCACAGCTGTGTACCATGCATTTTCTGGCCTGTGCTACTTTACTCCCATAATAGGAGCCATCATAGCAGACTCTTGGCTGGGGAAGTTCAA aaccatcatctatctgtctatcgtGTATGTCATTGGTCACGTGATAAAGTCTGTTGGGGCCATTCCAGATGTTGGAGATAGCACTGTACACAT ATCTCTGTCCATGCTTGGCCTGATCTTGATCGCATTTGGGACTGGAGGAATCAAGCCATGTGTTGCAGCCTTTGGTGGAGACCAGTTTGAGGAGGAGCAT acagaggagaggagaaagttCTTCTCTATCTTCTACATGTCGATCAATGCTGGGAGTGTGCTGTCTACTATCATCACACCCATTCTCAGAG gtgatgttcagtgttttggGGGTGACTGCTACGCTCTGGCATTTGGAGTCCCTGCAGCTTTAATGGTCATAGCTACGG TGGTTTTCATTGCTGGCAGCGGGCTGTATAACAAGGGTCCACCTGAGGGAAATGTCCTGCTGAATGTGTGCAAGTGCATTGGG TGTGCCATAAGCAATCGGTGGAGGAGGCCCAAGAACAGCCCAAAACGGGATCATTGGCTGGATTGGGCAGAGGAGAAGTATTCG AAACGTCTTATTCAAGAGATCAAAATGGTGCTGAGGGTGCTGGTCCTCTACATTCCATTACCCATGTTTTGGGCTCTCTTTGATCAACAG GGGTCTCGCTGGACTCTCCAGGCCACCAGGATGAACATGGATTTC GGTGGATCATTTGTTATAAAGCCTGATCAAATGCAG ATGCTGAACGCTTTGTTGATCCTGGTGTTCATCCCTATCTTCGACATGGGCGTGTATCCTCTCATTGGCCTCTGTCGGATTAAGCTCAC GCCTCTGAGGAAGATGGCTGCAGGAATGATCCTTGCTGCACTTGCATTCTGTGCTGCAACTGTAGTGGAAGTCAATGTCATT AAAACTGTTGTGGAAACTCCACCAGCCAAACAATGCCTGCTGCAAGTTCTTAACCTCGCTAATGGAGACGTCTCTGTACATATTCCAGGACACAATATCTTCCCGGATCCAATAAAATCATATGAT GAACCTTCAGGTTACACAAATCTACCACTTGATGACGCCCACCAGATCCTCACAGTTGATATCACTCACAATGGAGCAAATCACCAATGTCATCTGAACTTCACTCAGCACAATGTTTATAGCCTCATCCTAGACAATAGGATTACATGTAAATTG GTAGAAGACAGCTACACCAAATCTGAGGCTGGAgaagcatttgtgag attTATTAATACCCGCACAGACAGTATGAACATAAGTGTAGGCAGTAAACAATTCCATGTACCAGGCAATTATGGGACTTCACTAAGCTTAGGTGTTGAAAGAGGAGT ATACAAGAATGTTGAGTGCATATCATTGGATACATTAATGATATATAAGACTGATCTGGGACTCTTTGACTTTGGCGCATACTACACAGTCATACTCAGAGGG GATCCTAATAGCCTAACACATAACAAGATGGTGGATGTTCAGCCCAATAATATCCATATTGCCTGGCAGATCCCTCAGTATGTCCTCATCACTGCAGGAGAGGTCATGTTTTCCATCACTGGCCTGGAATTCTCATATTCACAG GCTCCAGCCAGCATGAAGTCTGTGCTGCAGGCAGGGTGGCTACTGACAGTGGCTTTCGGGAATGTCATTGTGCTGATTGTAGCAGAGGGAGCCGGGATGGAACAG TGGACAGAGTTCTTGCTCTTCGCTGCTTTGCTGGTTGCGGTCAGCATCATCTTCTCAATCATGTCCTATTTCTACACCTACGCGGACCCTGACCAGCTCAACAAACTCTTCAACGAGGAAGCAAACGAAGGCAACATGGATGACTTGAAGAAGGAGAAAGACCGTATGCACATGAAAGACCTTCCAAAGGGCACAAAGATGTAG